AGGCGAACGCACACCAAACCCCCACCAGAATCAAAAAAACGCTGACGATAACGATCAGACTTGTTATGCTACTACTGGCGAACAGGGGAACGTAAATACCGATATTATCGCTCCCGTTGGCGACGGTCAACGCAGCCACGCTATAGGTGCGCGGGTCAAACCAACGGCCGAAGGGTTTACCCTGAGCTACGCCGAAGGGGGAATGTTTCGCACCCTCCAGGTCCAATTCGACATTCTCCGGCTCTTCCTCCTTCTCCTCTTCTTTGAGAAGGGAAACGATGCCGAGAATCACAGGAACGAGGCCTAGATAGCGAATCCAGGGGGTAGGGATGAGAAAACAGCCGAAAAATCCCGCCAAACTGGCAATAACCAGCAGACTAAAGCCGATATACTGACCGATGACGATATCGCGATGACGGAAGAGTTTTCCCGTTTGGCTGAAGAGAATCGTCAGGATCAATATATCGTCGAGGTTGGTGGCGACGAATGCTGCTACACCAGTAGATATCGCGATCACAATCTCGATCATGGTTTTTTCCTTAAGATGGCCGTCGGGTTCGTCCGTTCGTTACACCTTCACCGTGACAGGGGAAACCGAAATATTCGGCGTTCGGCTTTTCCTTCAAAGGTTCTGGAACGGGAGAATTTTACTACCTATCCCGATTGAGAAACTGTATTTCGCACGACCGATCGCCCTAGGCCGCTGCGGGATGGAAAAAGAAA
This Microcystis wesenbergii NRERC-220 DNA region includes the following protein-coding sequences:
- a CDS encoding cadmium resistance transporter, producing the protein MIEIVIAISTGVAAFVATNLDDILILTILFSQTGKLFRHRDIVIGQYIGFSLLVIASLAGFFGCFLIPTPWIRYLGLVPVILGIVSLLKEEEKEEEPENVELDLEGAKHSPFGVAQGKPFGRWFDPRTYSVAALTVANGSDNIGIYVPLFASSSITSLIVIVSVFLILVGVWCAFAYGLTSVPTIATILTSQGSTFVPCVLIGLGIFIVKESIPLAFLALGISYLWAIIGRSQGLARK